The following proteins are encoded in a genomic region of Paenibacillus sp. FSL H3-0469:
- a CDS encoding glycoside hydrolase family 20 zincin-like fold domain-containing protein — protein sequence MYNLLPEPQQLKLGDGSAFQINDGVWLSLMMEQEEPRLERHCRRAFPAAKLASSTEGSGYSLLLHSAAGTSAGERLQKGALGGGSGENGVAGAGLVGVPEAELSLLEGRKESYLLEVSEHRVRIRATDAAGLYYGLQTLLQLRNPQGEIFAVTIMDWPDTRLRAMNYDLRQTFSKPELLVRYLADFSTYKINAVLIEYEDKFPFRKYPELTHPQHALNPEQLEALLGAAKEHFIEIIPLQQSFGHLEYVLRHDRWRHLRETESSTGEICPSRPESYQLITDLLEEMMEAHPDSPYIHLGCDEVYSLCECAQCREAFGGIRERAFIAFLNRLIEFTSSRGRTPVFWHDMLDKCPPQELAKLDPRGVAMIWIYNGRNIEAEVSELADKFRALGIEVMGAPAVRSFDSAEHQNYPVLDNRTDNLRQWAEAAGRLHLDCVVATNWTGPFSLGVPYGIFETTWYPMLLHAELAWNRQADTETYIDRFLERFHGIPAGKAHELQGRYRLEDYYNLIWKLVNEVRLGKDAAGLIAVMHDFEEATDRSRAIHKYVYRWEMYPGDEAEWQSLLNTYQHNRRGREAVRPRMTAALEQYQSPDMAAHFVSSRFFLHDYLERTLYHMMGLHLDHSATSW from the coding sequence GTGTATAATTTACTGCCAGAACCACAACAGTTGAAGCTTGGGGACGGAAGCGCTTTTCAGATCAATGACGGAGTATGGCTGAGTCTGATGATGGAGCAGGAGGAGCCAAGGCTGGAGCGGCATTGCCGCCGTGCTTTTCCCGCGGCGAAGCTGGCCAGCTCCACAGAAGGCAGCGGCTATTCTCTGCTGCTGCACAGCGCGGCGGGAACGTCTGCTGGTGAGCGTCTGCAGAAAGGAGCGTTAGGAGGGGGCAGCGGTGAGAACGGCGTAGCGGGAGCCGGGCTAGTTGGAGTGCCGGAAGCGGAGCTTTCGCTGCTGGAAGGCCGGAAGGAGAGTTACCTGCTGGAGGTGTCTGAGCATCGCGTTCGCATCCGGGCTACGGATGCCGCCGGGCTGTATTATGGGCTCCAGACCTTGCTGCAGTTGCGGAATCCGCAGGGAGAGATATTCGCAGTCACCATTATGGACTGGCCGGATACCCGTTTGCGTGCGATGAACTATGACCTCCGCCAGACCTTCTCGAAGCCGGAGCTGCTGGTCCGTTATTTGGCTGATTTCTCCACCTACAAGATCAATGCGGTCCTGATCGAATACGAAGACAAGTTTCCGTTCCGGAAGTATCCGGAGCTGACGCACCCGCAGCATGCGCTGAATCCGGAGCAGCTGGAGGCGCTGCTGGGCGCTGCGAAGGAGCATTTTATCGAGATTATTCCGCTTCAGCAGAGCTTCGGGCATCTGGAATATGTGCTTCGGCACGACCGTTGGCGGCATCTCCGGGAGACTGAGTCTTCCACTGGAGAAATCTGCCCGTCCCGTCCGGAATCCTATCAGCTCATTACGGATTTGCTGGAGGAGATGATGGAGGCTCATCCAGACTCCCCTTATATTCATCTAGGCTGTGATGAAGTGTATAGCTTGTGTGAGTGTGCGCAATGCCGGGAAGCCTTCGGCGGAATCCGGGAGCGGGCCTTCATCGCCTTTCTGAACCGGCTGATTGAATTCACTTCAAGCCGGGGCAGAACGCCGGTATTCTGGCATGACATGCTGGATAAATGCCCGCCTCAGGAACTGGCGAAGCTGGACCCGCGCGGTGTAGCGATGATCTGGATTTATAACGGCCGCAATATTGAAGCGGAGGTCTCAGAGCTTGCGGACAAATTCCGGGCTCTCGGCATTGAAGTGATGGGGGCACCGGCGGTCCGCAGCTTCGACTCGGCAGAGCATCAGAATTATCCCGTGCTGGATAACCGGACGGATAATCTGCGGCAGTGGGCTGAAGCAGCCGGTCGTCTCCACCTTGATTGCGTGGTGGCTACGAACTGGACCGGCCCGTTCAGTCTGGGAGTCCCTTACGGAATCTTTGAAACGACCTGGTATCCCATGCTGCTTCATGCTGAGCTGGCCTGGAACCGGCAGGCGGATACGGAGACTTACATTGACCGCTTCCTGGAGCGGTTCCACGGCATTCCTGCCGGGAAGGCGCATGAGCTTCAGGGAAGGTACAGGCTGGAGGATTATTATAATCTGATCTGGAAGCTGGTTAATGAAGTCCGGCTGGGCAAAGATGCAGCCGGACTGATTGCGGTGATGCATGATTTTGAAGAGGCTACAGATCGTTCGCGGGCTATCCATAAATACGTCTACCGCTGGGAGATGTATCCCGGGGATGAGGCGGAATGGCAGTCTCTGCTGAACACTTATCAGCATAACCGCCGTGGGCGAGAGGCGGTCCGCCCGCGCATGACAGCAGCATTGGAACAGTATCAGTCTCCCGATATGGCCGCTCATTTTGTAAGCTCGCGTTTCTTTCTGCATGATTATCTGGAGCGGACCTTATACCATATGATGGGGCTTCATTTGGATCACTCAGCAACCAGTTGGTAG
- a CDS encoding family 20 glycosylhydrolase: protein MSDVVHLQLFPRPQKITVSAGQFHLPSRGSIVLAGEDPVSALPAARRLQQTASEVVRLHLPLSIGQRSATVPACTFRHNSLLAEGAYELHINEKGLIAAYGSPQGAYYAAATLKQLLQQCGRTLPYLHICDQPDFAARGLMLDISRNKIPTLDTLYRIIDLMADLKLNQLQLYIEGAPFAYESFPQVWELETPLTGDEILLLDAYCRERYIELVPNQNSFGHMEGWLTRPEFNHLAEIPAGFMLPDQMYDSDLYPEGLFMHPGTFHTEDPEVLQLLGTMYDDLLPYFSSEMFNVGCDETYELGLGASQALAESSGKGELYLSFLQKIHGLVKQRGKTMQFWGDIIIQHPELIPRLPKDIIAMEWGYSAAHPFEADTRKFKEAGIPFYVCPGTSSWNSLTGRTDNMLANLRSAAVHGKRSGAIGYLITDWGDFGHWQQLPVSYAGFAYGAALAWNVEGNLEADVAHYLNTAVFQDRSGTIGQLLLDLGNYYKLESGTVRPNDTEMSMLLRSHLEHVQLATKLTVEQLDRLEQYILGLEARLEQPVLECSDAGLVIEELQSGIHFVKHAVQLTRLKQQLAAADSQPQAALVEALIHDLDLLLHQYRQLWTRRNRPGGLERSVSKLVRLRGEYAALAAKLSGAAVE, encoded by the coding sequence ATGTCTGATGTTGTTCACTTACAGCTTTTTCCCCGGCCGCAAAAGATCACGGTATCCGCAGGACAGTTCCACCTTCCTTCCCGGGGCAGCATTGTGCTGGCCGGTGAGGACCCGGTATCCGCCCTTCCCGCAGCGCGCAGGCTTCAACAGACCGCTTCCGAGGTGGTCCGTCTCCATCTGCCTCTGTCCATAGGCCAGCGGTCTGCCACAGTTCCGGCTTGCACTTTCCGCCATAACTCACTGCTTGCAGAAGGAGCCTACGAGCTGCACATTAACGAAAAAGGACTCATTGCCGCTTACGGTTCTCCGCAAGGCGCTTATTATGCAGCGGCGACGCTGAAGCAGCTCCTGCAGCAGTGCGGCCGGACACTGCCTTATCTGCATATCTGCGATCAGCCGGATTTCGCAGCCAGAGGACTGATGCTTGATATCAGCCGCAACAAAATCCCCACGCTGGATACCCTCTACCGGATCATTGATCTCATGGCGGATCTCAAGCTGAATCAGCTGCAGCTATATATAGAAGGAGCTCCTTTTGCTTATGAGTCCTTCCCGCAGGTGTGGGAGCTGGAAACTCCGCTCACCGGCGATGAAATTCTGCTGCTGGATGCCTATTGCCGCGAGCGGTACATTGAGCTGGTGCCTAATCAAAATAGCTTCGGCCATATGGAGGGCTGGCTGACCCGGCCGGAGTTCAACCACCTGGCAGAGATTCCCGCGGGCTTCATGCTCCCGGATCAGATGTATGATAGCGATTTATACCCGGAAGGATTGTTCATGCATCCCGGCACCTTCCATACGGAGGACCCTGAGGTACTGCAGCTTCTGGGCACGATGTACGACGACCTCCTTCCCTATTTCAGCTCGGAGATGTTCAACGTCGGCTGCGATGAGACCTATGAACTGGGACTTGGCGCAAGTCAGGCGCTGGCCGAGTCTTCCGGCAAAGGTGAGCTATACCTCTCCTTCCTGCAGAAGATTCACGGACTGGTCAAGCAGCGCGGCAAAACCATGCAATTCTGGGGCGATATCATCATCCAGCATCCCGAGCTGATCCCCCGGCTGCCGAAGGATATCATCGCCATGGAGTGGGGGTACAGCGCGGCCCATCCGTTTGAAGCGGATACCCGCAAATTCAAGGAAGCAGGCATCCCGTTCTATGTCTGCCCTGGAACCAGCTCCTGGAACTCACTCACCGGGCGAACGGACAACATGCTCGCCAATCTGCGCAGTGCTGCGGTACATGGCAAGAGAAGCGGTGCTATCGGCTACCTGATTACCGACTGGGGCGATTTCGGCCACTGGCAGCAGCTGCCGGTCAGCTATGCCGGATTTGCTTACGGGGCAGCGCTGGCCTGGAATGTAGAGGGGAATCTGGAGGCGGATGTGGCACATTATCTGAACACGGCAGTCTTCCAAGACCGCTCTGGAACCATCGGGCAACTGCTGCTTGATCTGGGCAACTACTATAAGCTGGAGTCGGGCACAGTCCGCCCGAATGATACGGAGATGTCCATGCTGCTGCGCAGCCATCTGGAGCATGTGCAGCTGGCTACGAAGCTGACTGTAGAGCAGCTTGACAGGCTTGAGCAGTACATCCTCGGCCTTGAAGCCCGGCTTGAGCAGCCGGTTCTGGAATGCAGCGATGCCGGATTGGTCATAGAAGAGCTACAGAGCGGCATTCACTTCGTGAAGCATGCCGTGCAGCTCACCCGCCTCAAGCAGCAGCTCGCCGCAGCCGATTCGCAGCCCCAGGCAGCACTCGTTGAGGCGCTGATCCATGACCTGGATCTGCTGCTGCACCAGTACCGCCAGCTATGGACCCGGCGCAACCGGCCGGGCGGCCTGGAGCGCAGTGTCTCGAAGCTGGTGCGTCTGCGCGGGGAATATGCAGCACTAGCCGCCAAGCTGAGCGGGGCGGCTGTGGAGTAA
- a CDS encoding helix-turn-helix domain-containing protein, giving the protein MLKLMDYMISPYPVRIIDPKVEAARLRLKSIRVGQAGHLPGRTLFRSGVTFEHWALVYIVAGGGTYTENGGPEQQVHEGSLFFFRPGYNYSFGPPPGGYWDEYYINFSGSRVTEWLEAGMIAGGEVTRGDKAEGLEASFEKVLAYMTGDVPGDADRAALLLEEMLLECSLQLQGSRRPWQQEAMPLIREALNACIYEKPDLPRIAEDLHLSMSTLRRTVRRSSGYPLHEYIHRLKMAEAKHLLLNTSLQVQEIAGMLHYRDSFYFSRLFKKYMGLSPQTCRNHV; this is encoded by the coding sequence ATGCTCAAGCTCATGGATTATATGATCAGTCCGTATCCAGTAAGAATTATTGATCCGAAGGTGGAGGCCGCCAGGCTGCGCCTGAAGTCGATTCGTGTCGGGCAAGCCGGCCATCTGCCGGGAAGAACGCTGTTTCGTTCGGGGGTCACCTTTGAACACTGGGCCCTTGTATATATAGTCGCAGGAGGCGGAACTTATACGGAGAACGGAGGACCAGAGCAGCAGGTCCATGAGGGAAGCCTGTTTTTTTTCAGACCCGGTTATAACTACAGCTTCGGACCGCCGCCAGGCGGGTATTGGGATGAATACTATATTAATTTCAGCGGAAGCCGTGTCACTGAATGGCTGGAAGCCGGAATGATTGCGGGTGGAGAGGTAACCCGGGGGGATAAGGCCGAAGGGCTGGAAGCGTCTTTTGAAAAGGTTCTGGCGTATATGACCGGGGATGTCCCCGGTGATGCGGACCGGGCTGCGCTGCTGCTGGAGGAGATGCTGCTGGAATGCTCGCTGCAGCTCCAGGGCAGCCGCCGCCCGTGGCAGCAGGAAGCGATGCCGCTGATCCGGGAGGCGCTAAATGCCTGTATCTATGAAAAGCCGGATCTGCCGCGCATAGCCGAAGACCTGCATCTCTCCATGTCTACACTCCGGCGCACCGTGCGGCGGAGCAGCGGGTACCCCCTGCATGAATATATCCACCGGCTGAAGATGGCCGAGGCCAAGCATTTGCTGCTAAATACCTCCCTGCAGGTGCAGGAGATAGCGGGAATGCTTCATTATAGGGATAGCTTTTATTTTTCAAGGCTATTCAAAAAATATATGGGCCTCTCTCCGCAGACCTGCCGGAATCATGTATGA
- a CDS encoding ATP-binding protein: MLMISMETALIAVLMLFTGGYDSPFKLYVLNPVLFAAGALSLYFTWSLILGYIAMVAVSGYMESGSPGPTIAEIMLANGNLFLALALAVIVMQMVKGIKRQREEANARTNDTMEHIKSLYHIVETSSQHDFMNIGQVITDYVVKLTKLEKALFWFAKKSGEPAPQSRQTGWQHEEERFLFMELEKHEHEWRLQREPVFKSMPGIGDFLLMPVRMSTRFVGMIGVKLEASEGLEGRRWYIQQLMFLSELSAIILERHELGVIENRLIITNEQNRIADEMHDSVSQSLFGIVYATHSLKQTWRKMSDRELEEQIELIHDSATKVAKELRITIYSLSSKKSGGPSWLGMVRSHLKSLSRLNDVEIELKITGDDFSLPYPYHKALFRIISEATGNAIRHGAASRVDVELSLKPKWIRLSIVDDGVGFEADLILAESEDHSGGLGMKNMQYLAQSLGGDFQLTSSENAGTRILISIPVGVAELKNA, encoded by the coding sequence ATGCTAATGATCAGTATGGAGACGGCACTCATTGCGGTGTTGATGTTATTTACTGGAGGATACGATAGTCCTTTTAAGCTATATGTACTGAATCCGGTGCTGTTTGCGGCGGGTGCGCTCTCTTTATATTTTACCTGGAGCCTGATCCTGGGTTATATTGCCATGGTGGCGGTATCGGGCTATATGGAATCCGGTTCTCCCGGTCCTACGATTGCTGAAATTATGCTTGCCAATGGTAACCTGTTTCTAGCCCTGGCTCTCGCGGTTATAGTTATGCAGATGGTTAAGGGGATAAAGCGGCAGCGGGAGGAAGCGAACGCGCGGACCAACGATACCATGGAGCATATCAAATCGCTTTATCACATCGTGGAAACATCGAGCCAGCATGACTTCATGAATATTGGCCAAGTCATTACCGACTATGTGGTCAAGCTTACCAAGCTGGAGAAGGCCCTGTTCTGGTTCGCCAAAAAGAGCGGGGAGCCTGCTCCGCAGAGCCGCCAGACAGGATGGCAGCATGAGGAGGAGCGCTTTCTGTTCATGGAGCTGGAGAAGCATGAGCATGAATGGAGGCTGCAGCGTGAACCGGTATTCAAGAGTATGCCGGGAATCGGCGACTTTCTGCTGATGCCGGTAAGAATGAGCACACGGTTCGTCGGTATGATCGGAGTGAAGCTGGAAGCGTCGGAAGGGCTGGAGGGCCGCAGATGGTACATCCAGCAGCTGATGTTCCTGTCGGAGCTGAGTGCGATTATTCTGGAGCGCCACGAGCTGGGCGTGATCGAGAACCGGCTGATCATCACGAACGAGCAGAACCGGATAGCCGATGAGATGCACGACAGTGTCTCCCAGAGTCTTTTCGGAATCGTCTACGCGACCCATTCCCTGAAGCAGACCTGGCGTAAGATGTCTGATAGGGAGCTGGAGGAGCAGATTGAGCTTATCCATGATTCAGCCACCAAGGTGGCCAAGGAGCTGCGGATTACCATCTACAGCCTCAGCTCCAAGAAGAGCGGCGGCCCAAGCTGGCTTGGGATGGTGCGCTCGCATCTGAAAAGCCTCTCCCGGCTTAACGATGTTGAGATTGAACTGAAAATAACGGGGGATGATTTCAGTCTCCCTTATCCTTACCACAAGGCACTCTTCCGGATTATCTCCGAAGCTACCGGCAACGCCATACGACATGGTGCTGCCAGCCGGGTGGATGTAGAACTGTCGCTTAAGCCGAAATGGATTAGACTATCAATTGTCGACGATGGTGTCGGCTTCGAGGCCGATCTGATCTTGGCTGAATCCGAGGATCACTCAGGCGGACTGGGAATGAAGAATATGCAATATCTGGCACAGTCCCTTGGAGGCGATTTCCAGTTAACCAGCAGTGAGAACGCTGGAACCAGAATTTTAATCTCTATACCTGTCGGTGTGGCTGAACTGAAAAATGCATAA
- a CDS encoding response regulator transcription factor gives MKIVIVDDHPLVRRGLASVISMQSNLQFAGEATNGQEALLVIEEIQPDLVLIDLKLADESGLDIIKEARVRGFSCKFILLTSSASREDFLKAEEVLVDGYVLKEALPEELLFAIQLVHKGRKYYDPGLMEDKMRMSGSSPTDELTPKEKEVLIELGQGACNREIASRLFISEFTVKKHVSQILAKLQVADRTQAALYANAVGLTKYEMSYD, from the coding sequence GTGAAAATCGTCATTGTTGATGATCACCCTTTGGTGAGAAGAGGATTGGCATCTGTGATATCGATGCAGTCCAATCTGCAGTTTGCCGGCGAAGCAACGAATGGCCAAGAAGCTCTTCTCGTTATTGAGGAGATACAGCCTGATCTTGTGCTGATTGATCTGAAGCTTGCCGATGAATCGGGCCTGGATATTATCAAGGAAGCACGTGTACGCGGGTTCTCATGCAAGTTCATCCTGCTTACGTCCTCAGCCAGCCGGGAAGATTTCCTGAAGGCGGAGGAAGTGCTGGTAGACGGTTATGTACTGAAGGAAGCTCTGCCCGAGGAATTGCTGTTCGCCATTCAACTGGTTCACAAGGGCAGGAAGTATTATGATCCCGGGCTGATGGAAGATAAGATGCGCATGAGCGGCAGCAGTCCGACCGATGAGCTTACACCCAAAGAGAAGGAAGTTCTGATCGAGCTGGGCCAGGGGGCCTGCAACCGTGAGATTGCTTCACGCCTGTTCATCAGCGAATTCACCGTCAAGAAGCATGTCAGCCAGATTCTGGCGAAGCTGCAGGTGGCGGACCGGACGCAGGCGGCCCTATACGCCAATGCGGTCGGGCTTACCAAATACGAGATGTCATACGATTAA
- a CDS encoding Wzz/FepE/Etk N-terminal domain-containing protein, whose translation MEKTILDYINLIKKKLWLIMVFVLISCATTFYVSKNFVAPVYSASGQLLVNNVVNVPESNNLNALNFSLNLIESYKEIMKSPTIMKSVIAEHPEFGLTASQLAAKLQIKSSEKSQVINLTVEDKDYGTAATIVNAVSQTFIRSLPALMNLDNVTFLTPADPAAQPLPVNGGVTMNILISFVVSLMAAVGIILLMETLNGTLRNEKEAEFELGLPVIASIPAIRKRDFGTTDKDKARVGEGKYVTAE comes from the coding sequence GTGGAAAAGACGATTTTGGATTACATTAACCTGATAAAGAAAAAATTATGGTTAATCATGGTATTTGTACTGATCTCCTGCGCCACCACCTTCTACGTCAGTAAAAACTTCGTTGCACCCGTCTACTCCGCCTCTGGACAGCTACTGGTCAACAACGTTGTGAATGTCCCCGAGAGCAATAATCTCAACGCACTGAACTTCAGTCTTAACCTCATCGAGAGCTATAAGGAAATCATGAAGTCGCCAACTATTATGAAGAGTGTGATCGCGGAGCATCCTGAGTTCGGTCTGACGGCGAGCCAGCTGGCTGCCAAGCTGCAGATCAAATCCTCGGAGAAAAGCCAGGTGATTAATCTGACCGTGGAGGATAAGGATTACGGCACCGCAGCTACGATTGTAAACGCGGTTTCGCAGACCTTCATCCGCAGCCTGCCGGCACTGATGAACCTGGATAATGTAACTTTCCTGACCCCGGCTGATCCTGCAGCCCAGCCTCTGCCGGTTAACGGCGGGGTGACCATGAATATTCTGATTAGCTTCGTGGTGTCACTGATGGCAGCGGTCGGGATTATCCTGCTGATGGAGACGCTGAACGGTACGCTGAGAAACGAGAAGGAAGCGGAATTCGAGCTTGGCCTTCCGGTCATTGCCAGTATTCCGGCCATCCGCAAACGCGATTTCGGCACCACGGATAAAGATAAGGCAAGAGTAGGGGAGGGCAAATATGTTACGGCTGAATAG
- a CDS encoding CpsD/CapB family tyrosine-protein kinase, translating to MLRLNRSLIADMNPSSHVSESFRSLRTYIRQLGLLKGPGGQVLLFTSAEGGEGKTTILSNLAVSFVQDGKKVAVVDCNLRKPGLHSVFDVEGSQGLAAYLSGYEEAKDVLVYGSLANLAVIPAGVSTVSPPDLLGSERMTGLLTELKASFDLILLDSPQAVDYSDARILAPLSDGVVIVARHGRTKREALRKLKGLMEQTGVRILGIAMNQTK from the coding sequence ATGTTACGGCTGAATAGAAGTCTAATCGCGGATATGAACCCGTCATCGCATGTGTCCGAATCCTTCCGCTCGCTGCGCACGTATATCCGCCAGCTCGGCTTGCTGAAGGGACCAGGCGGTCAGGTGCTGCTCTTCACTTCAGCAGAGGGCGGCGAAGGCAAGACCACCATTCTCTCCAATCTGGCCGTATCCTTCGTACAGGATGGCAAGAAAGTGGCAGTGGTGGATTGTAACCTGCGGAAGCCCGGCCTGCATAGCGTCTTCGATGTGGAAGGCAGCCAGGGGCTGGCAGCTTACTTAAGCGGCTACGAGGAAGCCAAGGACGTTCTGGTATACGGCAGCTTGGCGAATCTGGCGGTCATCCCTGCCGGAGTGAGTACGGTCAGTCCGCCGGATCTGCTCGGCAGCGAAAGAATGACCGGGCTGCTTACAGAGCTGAAAGCAAGCTTCGATCTGATTCTGCTGGATTCCCCGCAGGCGGTCGATTACAGCGATGCACGGATTCTGGCCCCGCTCTCGGATGGGGTGGTTATTGTCGCCAGACACGGCCGGACGAAGCGCGAAGCTCTCCGCAAGCTGAAGGGTCTCATGGAACAGACAGGTGTAAGGATTCTCGGAATAGCAATGAACCAGACCAAGTAG
- the galU gene encoding UTP--glucose-1-phosphate uridylyltransferase GalU has translation MKKVKKVIIPAAGLGTRFLPATKAMPKEMLPIINKPTIQYIVEEAIASGIEDIIIVTGKGKRAIEDHFDNAFELESRLLEDGKLELLKEVQRSSKVEIHYIRQKEPKGLGHAVWCARRFIGDEPFGVMLGDDIVTGQVPCLKQLIDQYEETQNSVIGVQVIPDEFTNRYGIIEPDLQDGKLYRVNNFVEKPALGTAPSNLAIMGRYVFTPKIFKYLDLQEKGAGGEIQLTDAIQKLNQSERVYAYNFDGTRYDVGERLGYILTTLEFALESEDLRYQVMDAMAEWLNKAGQTTLSS, from the coding sequence ATGAAAAAGGTAAAAAAGGTAATTATCCCGGCGGCCGGGTTAGGCACACGTTTCCTTCCGGCAACCAAGGCAATGCCCAAGGAAATGCTGCCTATTATCAACAAACCGACGATCCAGTATATCGTGGAGGAGGCCATTGCCTCCGGGATTGAAGACATCATCATTGTAACCGGTAAGGGAAAGCGGGCGATCGAGGATCATTTCGACAACGCCTTTGAGCTTGAATCCCGGCTGCTGGAGGACGGTAAGCTGGAACTGCTCAAAGAGGTGCAGCGGTCCTCCAAGGTGGAAATTCACTACATCCGGCAAAAGGAACCCAAGGGTCTCGGCCACGCCGTATGGTGTGCCAGACGGTTCATCGGCGATGAGCCGTTCGGCGTTATGCTCGGCGATGATATTGTAACCGGACAGGTCCCTTGCCTGAAGCAGCTGATCGACCAGTATGAGGAGACTCAAAACTCGGTAATCGGGGTACAGGTGATCCCGGATGAATTCACGAACCGCTACGGGATTATTGAGCCGGATCTGCAGGACGGGAAGCTCTACCGGGTGAACAACTTCGTGGAGAAGCCGGCACTCGGCACGGCGCCTTCCAATCTGGCGATCATGGGCCGCTATGTATTTACCCCTAAGATCTTCAAGTATCTTGATCTTCAGGAAAAGGGAGCAGGCGGCGAGATTCAGCTGACAGATGCCATTCAGAAGCTGAACCAGAGCGAACGTGTCTACGCTTATAACTTCGACGGTACCAGATATGATGTCGGCGAACGGCTCGGTTATATTTTGACCACCCTGGAATTTGCACTGGAGAGTGAGGACCTGCGTTATCAGGTCATGGATGCTATGGCGGAATGGCTGAATAAAGCGGGACAGACCACCCTCAGCAGCTGA